A section of the Mesorhizobium loti genome encodes:
- a CDS encoding formimidoylglutamate deiminase: MTDIFAEQALLPNGWHNNVRVTCSGGRIAAVASGATASVGDERHSILLPGMPNLHSHAFQRGMAGLAELRGPSADSFWSWREVMYRFALSMTPDQVEAVAAQLYVEMLEAGFCRVGEFHYLHHDRDGKPYANLAEMAERIAAAAGETGIGLTLLPVFYAHSSFGGAAPNEGQRRFINDVNRFSRLVEKSSESVRALNQAVVGVAPHSLRAATPGELAQVAALAPNGPIHIHVAEQVKEVEDCLAWSGARPVEFLLGHADVDQRWCLIHATHMTDTETTGMARSGAIAGLCPITEANLGDGTFAAPLFREHGGRFGVGSDSNVLVGLPDELRQLEYSQRLAHRARNVLAVAGGSTGRALFDAALEGGGVALGAGASRIAVGAAADLVSLDAKTPSLAGKSGDAILDAWIFANGSKVDCVWVHGQKQVSGGRHLKRDVVGERFRKVMTALSEG, translated from the coding sequence GTGACTGACATCTTTGCGGAACAGGCGCTTCTTCCCAATGGCTGGCACAACAATGTGCGGGTCACCTGCTCCGGCGGACGCATCGCGGCCGTTGCGTCCGGAGCCACCGCGTCAGTGGGCGACGAGCGCCACTCCATCCTGTTGCCCGGCATGCCCAATCTGCACAGCCACGCATTCCAGCGCGGCATGGCTGGTCTTGCCGAGCTTCGCGGCCCCTCCGCCGACAGTTTCTGGAGCTGGCGCGAGGTGATGTACCGTTTCGCACTGTCGATGACGCCGGACCAGGTCGAGGCGGTTGCCGCTCAGCTTTATGTCGAGATGCTCGAGGCCGGTTTTTGCCGCGTCGGCGAATTCCATTATCTGCATCACGACCGCGACGGGAAACCCTATGCCAATCTCGCCGAGATGGCCGAGCGCATCGCGGCCGCGGCTGGCGAAACCGGCATCGGCCTGACGCTGCTGCCGGTGTTTTACGCGCACTCCTCCTTCGGCGGCGCCGCACCAAATGAAGGCCAGCGCCGATTTATCAACGATGTGAATCGGTTCTCCCGGCTTGTTGAGAAGTCTAGCGAATCGGTTCGCGCGTTGAATCAAGCCGTCGTCGGTGTGGCGCCGCACAGCCTGCGCGCCGCGACGCCCGGAGAACTGGCCCAGGTCGCTGCCTTGGCTCCAAATGGGCCGATCCACATCCACGTCGCCGAACAGGTCAAGGAAGTCGAGGACTGCCTTGCCTGGTCCGGCGCACGCCCGGTCGAATTCCTGCTTGGCCATGCCGATGTCGACCAGCGCTGGTGCCTGATCCATGCCACCCACATGACCGATACCGAAACCACAGGCATGGCCAGGAGCGGCGCCATCGCCGGTCTTTGCCCGATCACCGAGGCCAATCTCGGCGACGGGACGTTCGCGGCGCCGCTGTTCAGGGAGCATGGCGGCCGTTTCGGTGTCGGCTCCGATTCCAACGTGCTGGTCGGCCTGCCCGACGAATTGCGGCAGCTCGAATATTCGCAGCGCCTGGCGCATCGCGCCCGCAACGTGCTCGCGGTGGCCGGTGGCTCGACCGGGCGGGCGCTGTTCGACGCGGCGCTCGAGGGCGGCGGCGTCGCGCTCGGTGCCGGTGCCTCGCGGATCGCCGTCGGCGCGGCCGCCGATCTCGTCTCGCTCGATGCCAAGACCCCCTCACTGGCCGGCAAGTCCGGTGACGCCATCCTCGACGCCTGGATCTTCGCCAATGGCAGCAAGGTCGATTGCGTCTGGGTGCATGGGCAGAAACAGGTCAGCGGCGGCAGGCATCTGAAGCGAGACGTGGTAGGCGAGCGATTCCGCAAGGTGATGACGGCGCTGTCCGAGGGCTGA
- the hutI gene encoding imidazolonepropionase: MAAESKSRAGDLRLWRNARLATLAESSAGLGIVEHGAVAARDGRIVYAGPESEMPSALARGETVDCEGRWITPGLIDCHTHLVHAGNRANEFEMRLAGATYEEVARAGGGIVSSVKSLRAASEDELVAQTLPRLDALMAEGVTSVEVKSGYGLDVDNEKKSLRAARRLGGERAVTIRTTCLAAHALPPEAKGDKDAFIDLVAGTIVPAVAAEGLADAVDGFCEGIAFSPEQMARVFDAAKAAGLPVKLHADQLSNLHGAELAARYGALSADHLEYTDEAGAVAMAKSGTVATILPGAYYFIRETKKPPIGLFRQHGVRMAVATDNNPGTSPLTSLLLTMNMAATLFALTVDECLAGVTREAARALGLLGETGTLEAGKSADLAIWDIERPAELVYRMGFNPLHARIWRGQ, encoded by the coding sequence ATGGCTGCAGAGAGCAAAAGCCGGGCAGGGGATCTTCGTCTGTGGCGCAATGCGCGTCTGGCGACCTTGGCCGAAAGTTCCGCCGGTCTCGGTATCGTGGAGCATGGCGCCGTCGCCGCGCGAGACGGCCGCATTGTCTATGCCGGGCCGGAATCCGAGATGCCCTCGGCGCTTGCCCGGGGCGAAACGGTCGATTGCGAGGGCCGCTGGATCACGCCCGGCCTGATCGACTGCCACACCCATCTGGTCCATGCCGGCAATCGCGCCAACGAATTCGAGATGCGGCTGGCTGGCGCCACCTATGAGGAAGTCGCCAGGGCCGGCGGCGGCATCGTGTCCTCGGTCAAGTCCTTGCGCGCCGCCAGCGAGGACGAACTGGTTGCCCAGACGCTGCCCCGCCTCGACGCGCTGATGGCCGAGGGGGTCACGTCGGTCGAGGTCAAATCGGGCTACGGGCTCGATGTCGACAATGAGAAGAAGTCGCTGCGCGCCGCCCGCCGGCTGGGTGGCGAACGGGCTGTGACGATCCGCACGACTTGTCTGGCCGCCCATGCGCTGCCGCCCGAAGCCAAGGGCGACAAGGACGCCTTTATCGACCTTGTTGCCGGAACCATCGTACCGGCGGTTGCCGCCGAAGGCCTGGCTGACGCGGTTGACGGTTTTTGTGAAGGCATAGCGTTCTCGCCGGAACAGATGGCACGCGTATTCGATGCGGCAAAGGCAGCCGGTCTTCCCGTAAAACTCCATGCCGACCAACTGTCCAACCTGCATGGCGCCGAACTCGCCGCGCGCTATGGCGCACTGTCGGCCGATCATCTCGAATACACCGATGAGGCCGGTGCCGTGGCGATGGCCAAATCAGGGACCGTGGCCACGATCCTGCCGGGCGCCTATTACTTCATTCGCGAGACGAAGAAGCCGCCGATCGGCCTGTTCCGCCAGCACGGTGTCAGGATGGCTGTCGCTACCGACAACAATCCCGGCACCTCGCCGCTGACATCGCTGCTTTTGACCATGAACATGGCGGCGACCCTGTTTGCATTGACGGTCGATGAATGTCTGGCGGGCGTTACCCGCGAGGCCGCCCGCGCACTAGGCCTGTTGGGAGAAACCGGCACGCTGGAAGCGGGAAAATCCGCCGACCTGGCGATCTGGGACATCGAGCGCCCCGCCGAACTCGTTTACCGCATGGGCTTCAACCCGCTTCATGCCCGCATCTGGAGAGGACAATGA
- the hutG gene encoding N-formylglutamate deformylase, protein MAATPWLTVSQGTAPLLVSIPHTGIDLAGLENRLVSPWLGRRDCDWWIDNLYDFAGSLGATVVHTAISRTVIDVNRDPSGASLYPGQATTGLCPTETFDGDPLYREGEEPGPSEVDERREKFFVPYHAALQAEIHRLRGLHDKIVLYDCHSIRSVLPRLFEGTLPVFNLGTNDGKSADPNLQATVSQIMAETGETSVVNGRFKGGWITRHFGQPQQGVHALQMELSNRGYMREPEEKGTPDNWPVPYDAEFAAPIRATLKTILETAIDWARR, encoded by the coding sequence ATGGCCGCCACACCCTGGCTCACCGTCAGCCAAGGCACAGCACCCCTGCTGGTGTCGATCCCGCACACCGGCATCGACCTTGCCGGCCTCGAAAACCGGCTGGTGTCGCCCTGGCTCGGCCGCCGCGACTGCGACTGGTGGATCGACAATCTCTATGACTTCGCCGGCAGCCTCGGCGCCACCGTCGTCCACACCGCGATCTCGCGCACCGTCATCGACGTCAACCGCGATCCTTCGGGTGCTTCGCTCTATCCCGGCCAGGCCACCACCGGTCTGTGCCCGACCGAAACCTTTGATGGCGATCCGCTCTACCGCGAGGGCGAAGAGCCGGGACCGTCGGAGGTCGACGAGCGTCGCGAAAAGTTCTTTGTGCCTTATCATGCCGCCTTGCAGGCAGAGATCCACCGGCTGCGTGGCCTTCACGACAAGATCGTCCTCTACGATTGCCACTCGATCCGTTCGGTGCTGCCGCGCCTGTTCGAAGGCACGCTGCCGGTGTTCAACCTCGGCACCAATGACGGCAAGAGCGCCGACCCGAACCTGCAGGCAACGGTCAGCCAGATCATGGCCGAAACCGGCGAAACCTCTGTCGTCAACGGGCGCTTCAAGGGCGGCTGGATCACACGCCACTTCGGCCAACCGCAACAGGGTGTCCACGCCTTGCAGATGGAACTCTCAAACCGTGGCTACATGCGCGAGCCGGAAGAAAAAGGAACGCCGGACAATTGGCCGGTACCCTACGATGCCGAGTTTGCGGCGCCGATCCGCGCGACGCTGAAGACCATCCTCGAAACCGCGATCGACTGGGCAAGGCGCTGA
- the aztC gene encoding zinc ABC transporter substrate-binding protein AztC has product MLRSIRAALAMSVITLTAFSASSAFAAPLKVVASFTVIADFARNVGGDRVDITTIVGPDGDAHVYEPSPADAVAMARADIVLVNGLHFEGFLQRLVDASATKASIVTLTKGVTPIDFKPEFADADAAEGAGTGGGKTVTDPHAFQSIANAKIYVKNIAEAFCAADSEGCVSYQTNAAAYTKKLDALEGEVKAAIQSIPEAKRVVITSHDAFGYFEHEYGLIFLAPQGISTDSEPSAADVAKLVEQVKQDKAAAIFVENITNPRLIEQIASETGIKVGGTLYSDALSRPDGPGSTYIDMMHNNIRQIKGAILGS; this is encoded by the coding sequence ATGCTGAGATCGATCCGTGCCGCCTTGGCGATGAGCGTTATAACATTAACCGCCTTTAGCGCTTCTTCGGCCTTCGCGGCACCGCTGAAAGTGGTCGCCAGCTTCACCGTCATCGCCGATTTCGCCAGGAATGTCGGCGGCGACCGTGTCGACATCACCACCATCGTCGGCCCGGACGGCGACGCCCATGTCTATGAGCCGAGCCCGGCCGACGCGGTCGCCATGGCCAGGGCCGACATCGTGCTGGTCAACGGCCTGCATTTCGAAGGCTTTTTGCAGCGGCTGGTCGATGCCAGCGCCACCAAAGCCTCTATCGTCACCTTGACCAAGGGCGTGACGCCGATCGACTTCAAGCCTGAATTCGCCGACGCCGACGCGGCCGAAGGCGCCGGCACGGGCGGCGGCAAGACCGTCACCGATCCGCACGCCTTCCAGTCGATCGCCAATGCCAAGATCTATGTGAAGAACATCGCCGAGGCTTTCTGCGCGGCCGACAGCGAGGGCTGCGTCAGCTACCAGACCAATGCCGCCGCCTACACCAAGAAGCTCGATGCGCTGGAAGGCGAAGTGAAGGCGGCGATCCAGTCGATCCCCGAGGCGAAGCGCGTCGTTATCACCTCGCATGACGCCTTCGGCTATTTCGAACACGAATACGGCCTGATCTTCCTTGCCCCGCAAGGCATTTCGACCGATTCCGAGCCGTCGGCCGCCGATGTCGCCAAGCTGGTCGAGCAGGTGAAGCAGGACAAGGCGGCGGCCATCTTCGTCGAGAACATCACCAACCCGCGCCTGATCGAGCAGATCGCCAGCGAGACCGGCATCAAGGTGGGTGGCACGCTCTATTCGGATGCGCTGTCGCGGCCCGATGGCCCGGGCTCGACCTATATCGACATGATGCACAACAACATCCGCCAGATCAAAGGCGCCATCCTCGGCAGCTGA
- a CDS encoding RidA family protein translates to MSIRRIDVGPRMSQIVIHGNTVYLAGQVGEPGGNVASQTRDILATIDELLAKAGTDKTKIVQAIIWLADMGTFAEMNSEWDKWVPQGHTPARATGEAKLAGPEYLVEIIITAAI, encoded by the coding sequence ATGAGCATTCGACGCATCGATGTTGGCCCGCGCATGAGCCAGATCGTGATTCACGGCAACACGGTCTATCTGGCCGGCCAGGTCGGCGAACCCGGCGGCAACGTCGCCTCGCAGACCCGTGATATTCTGGCGACCATCGACGAATTGCTGGCCAAGGCCGGCACCGACAAGACCAAGATCGTTCAGGCGATCATCTGGCTGGCCGACATGGGCACCTTCGCCGAGATGAATTCAGAATGGGACAAGTGGGTGCCGCAGGGCCACACCCCCGCCCGCGCCACCGGCGAAGCCAAGCTCGCGGGTCCGGAATATCTGGTCGAGATCATTATTACGGCGGCGATCTAA
- the aztB gene encoding zinc ABC transporter permease AztB, which produces MDTLHGLFIAPFADFAFMQRALFGSLMLSLGACPIGVFLMLRRMSLSGDAMAHAILPGAAAGFLFYGLEILPMTIGGLIAGIIVALGAGAVSRFTIQREDASMAAFYLISLAIGVLMVSIRGSSVDLMHVLFGTVLALNNEALTLIGGIVVITLVSLAVFWRALVAECLDPLFLRSVSRMGSPVHFIFLGLVVLNLVGGFQALGTLLSVGLMMLPAAAARFWTVRVEPMCVLAVLIGFASCIAGLLLSYHASLPSGPAIILSAGVVYFASILFGTRGILRARIIHHRHRTA; this is translated from the coding sequence ATGGACACGCTCCATGGTCTTTTCATCGCGCCCTTTGCCGATTTCGCCTTCATGCAGCGGGCGCTGTTCGGCTCGCTGATGCTGTCGCTCGGCGCCTGCCCGATCGGCGTCTTCCTTATGCTGCGGCGCATGAGCCTGTCCGGTGACGCCATGGCGCACGCCATCCTGCCGGGTGCGGCCGCCGGCTTCCTGTTCTACGGCCTCGAAATCCTGCCGATGACCATTGGCGGGCTGATCGCAGGCATCATCGTCGCGCTCGGCGCCGGTGCCGTCTCGCGCTTCACCATCCAGCGTGAGGACGCCTCGATGGCGGCCTTCTACCTGATCTCGCTCGCCATCGGCGTGCTGATGGTCTCGATCCGCGGCTCCAGCGTCGATCTCATGCATGTGCTGTTCGGCACCGTGCTGGCGCTCAACAACGAAGCGCTGACACTGATCGGCGGCATCGTCGTGATAACCTTGGTCAGTCTCGCCGTCTTCTGGCGGGCACTGGTCGCCGAATGCCTCGATCCGCTGTTCCTGCGTTCGGTCAGCCGCATGGGCAGCCCGGTGCATTTCATCTTCCTTGGCCTGGTCGTGCTCAACCTCGTCGGCGGCTTCCAGGCGCTCGGCACCTTGTTGTCCGTCGGGTTGATGATGCTGCCGGCGGCCGCCGCCCGCTTCTGGACGGTGCGCGTCGAGCCGATGTGCGTGCTGGCCGTGCTGATCGGCTTTGCCTCCTGCATTGCCGGGCTGCTTTTGTCCTATCACGCCTCGCTGCCGTCCGGCCCGGCCATCATCCTGTCGGCCGGCGTCGTCTATTTCGCATCGATCCTGTTCGGCACGCGCGGCATTCTGCGCGCCCGCATCATCCATCACCGTCACAGAACAGCCTGA
- the aztA gene encoding zinc ABC transporter ATP-binding protein AztA produces the protein MTQTCLTFRDLTLGYNSHPAIHHLDGVIRKGSLTAVVGANGSGKSTLMKGIVGVLKPMAGEVVRAPGVRAAYLPQQSELDRSFPARVVDLVSLGLWPKRGMLGRYTSEDRAAVSQALMAVGLGGFEERPIDTLSGGQLQRTLFARVLLQDADLILLDEPFNAVDAKTVGDLIALIKRWHGEERTIMVVVHDLDLVRQNFPETLLLARQPIAWGETRETLKPENLLRARRFHEAWEENAPWCEPNDHTDDNAHGHDHHGHHHHGAGPRAA, from the coding sequence ATGACCCAGACCTGCCTGACATTCCGTGATCTGACGCTGGGCTACAACAGCCACCCGGCAATCCATCACCTCGACGGCGTGATCCGCAAGGGCTCGCTGACGGCCGTGGTCGGGGCCAACGGATCCGGCAAATCGACGCTGATGAAGGGTATTGTCGGCGTGCTGAAGCCGATGGCCGGCGAGGTTGTTCGCGCACCCGGCGTGCGCGCCGCCTACCTTCCCCAGCAATCAGAACTCGACCGCTCCTTCCCGGCGCGCGTTGTCGACCTTGTCTCGCTGGGGCTCTGGCCGAAGCGCGGCATGCTCGGCCGCTACACATCAGAAGATCGCGCGGCGGTCAGCCAGGCGCTGATGGCGGTCGGCCTCGGCGGCTTCGAAGAGCGCCCGATCGACACGCTGTCGGGCGGCCAGTTGCAGCGCACGCTGTTCGCCCGCGTGCTGTTGCAAGACGCCGACCTCATCCTGCTCGACGAACCGTTCAACGCCGTCGATGCCAAGACCGTCGGTGACCTGATCGCCCTGATCAAGCGCTGGCATGGCGAAGAACGCACCATCATGGTCGTCGTCCATGATCTCGATCTGGTCCGTCAGAATTTCCCGGAAACCCTGCTTTTGGCCCGCCAGCCGATCGCCTGGGGCGAAACGCGCGAGACGCTGAAGCCGGAAAATCTGCTGCGCGCGCGCCGCTTTCATGAAGCCTGGGAAGAAAACGCGCCGTGGTGCGAACCGAACGACCACACCGACGATAATGCGCATGGCCACGATCATCACGGCCACCATCATCACGGCGCCGGACCGAGGGCTGCCTGA
- a CDS encoding Lrp/AsnC family transcriptional regulator: MDETRIDQFDRKIMALLQGDARLTNNDLSERVNLSASQCSRRRQRLEEDGYIKGYRAVLDRDKLGFSLVNVISVTLATHNRDNARRFGELVARLPEVQEAHALTGEMDYILKVVTPDLKSLSEFVNGVLLPHESVQHVKTAIVLETLKETGALPI; this comes from the coding sequence ATGGATGAGACGCGCATTGATCAATTTGATCGCAAGATAATGGCGCTTCTGCAAGGTGATGCGCGGCTGACCAACAATGATCTCTCGGAGCGGGTGAACCTGTCGGCATCACAATGCTCGCGCCGTCGCCAGCGGCTCGAGGAAGACGGCTATATCAAGGGCTATCGGGCGGTGCTCGACCGCGACAAGCTCGGCTTCTCGCTGGTCAACGTCATTTCCGTGACCCTGGCAACCCACAACCGCGACAACGCCCGGCGCTTCGGCGAACTGGTGGCGCGGCTGCCGGAAGTGCAGGAGGCGCACGCGCTGACCGGCGAGATGGACTATATCCTGAAGGTGGTGACGCCTGACCTGAAGTCGCTGTCTGAATTCGTCAACGGCGTGCTCCTGCCGCACGAATCCGTGCAGCATGTGAAGACGGCGATCGTGCTGGAGACGCTCAAGGAAACCGGCGCGCTGCCGATTTAA
- the hppD gene encoding 4-hydroxyphenylpyruvate dioxygenase: protein MGPFPHDAPPAKISKENPAGTDGFEFVEFAHPEPQKLAELFTRMGYVTVAKHRTKDITVWRQGDINYVVNAELGSHAMKFADKHGPCAASMAWRVVDAKHAFDHAVSKGATPYEGDDKALDVPAIIGIGGSLLYFIDAYGKKGSAYDAEFEWLGARDPRPQGVGFYFLDHLTHNVYRGQMDKWWDFYRNLFGFKQIHFFDIDGKITGLVSRAITSPCGKIRIPLNESKDETSQIAEYLKKYNGEGIQHIAVGTDEIYAATDKLAANGLKFMPGPPETYYDMSYARVNGHDEPIERMKKHGILIDGEGVVDGGMTKILLQIFSKTVIGPIFFEFIQRKGDEGFGEGNFRALFESIEQDQIKRGVIRVDGKAA, encoded by the coding sequence ATGGGTCCCTTCCCGCACGATGCCCCGCCCGCCAAGATCAGCAAGGAAAACCCTGCCGGCACCGATGGTTTCGAGTTCGTCGAATTCGCGCATCCGGAGCCGCAGAAGCTGGCCGAGCTGTTTACCCGCATGGGTTATGTGACGGTGGCCAAGCATCGCACGAAAGACATCACCGTCTGGCGCCAGGGCGACATCAACTATGTCGTCAATGCCGAGCTGGGCTCGCATGCGATGAAATTCGCCGACAAGCATGGGCCCTGCGCCGCCTCGATGGCCTGGCGCGTGGTCGACGCCAAGCACGCTTTCGACCACGCCGTCTCGAAGGGCGCCACGCCTTACGAAGGTGACGACAAGGCGCTCGACGTGCCGGCAATCATAGGTATCGGCGGTTCGCTGCTCTATTTCATCGACGCCTACGGCAAAAAGGGCTCGGCTTACGATGCCGAGTTTGAATGGCTCGGCGCGCGCGACCCGCGGCCGCAAGGCGTCGGCTTCTATTTCCTCGACCACCTGACCCACAATGTCTATCGCGGCCAGATGGACAAATGGTGGGATTTCTACCGCAATCTGTTCGGCTTCAAGCAGATCCATTTCTTCGACATTGACGGCAAGATCACCGGCCTGGTCAGCCGGGCCATCACCTCGCCCTGCGGCAAGATCCGCATTCCGCTCAACGAATCCAAGGACGAGACCAGCCAGATCGCCGAGTACCTGAAGAAGTACAATGGCGAAGGCATCCAGCACATCGCGGTCGGCACCGACGAGATCTACGCCGCCACAGACAAGCTCGCCGCCAACGGGCTGAAGTTCATGCCAGGCCCACCGGAAACCTATTACGACATGTCGTATGCCAGGGTGAACGGCCATGACGAGCCGATCGAACGGATGAAGAAGCACGGTATCCTGATCGACGGCGAAGGCGTGGTGGACGGCGGCATGACCAAGATCCTGCTGCAGATCTTTTCGAAGACGGTGATCGGGCCGATCTTCTTCGAGTTCATCCAGCGCAAGGGTGACGAAGGCTTTGGCGAAGGCAATTTCCGCGCGCTGTTCGAATCGATCGAGCAGGACCAAATCAAGCGCGGCGTGATCAGGGTCGACGGCAAGGCGGCGTAG
- a CDS encoding TIGR01244 family sulfur transferase, whose protein sequence is MEYREISEDYSVSGQIQPEDVAAIKAAGFKSVICNRPDDEQPGQPSADTLKAAVEAAGLAFRYIPVISGQITAENVEDQAEALDELEGPVFAYCRSGARCTNLYGLIQQSKG, encoded by the coding sequence ATGGAATACCGCGAGATCAGCGAAGACTATTCGGTCTCGGGCCAGATCCAGCCCGAAGACGTCGCGGCCATCAAGGCCGCCGGCTTCAAGAGCGTCATCTGCAACCGGCCGGATGACGAACAGCCCGGCCAGCCTTCGGCCGACACGCTCAAGGCGGCGGTCGAAGCCGCGGGCCTCGCCTTCCGCTACATTCCAGTGATCAGCGGCCAGATCACCGCCGAGAATGTCGAGGACCAGGCCGAAGCACTGGATGAATTGGAAGGCCCGGTGTTCGCCTATTGCCGCTCCGGCGCGCGTTGCACCAACCTTTATGGGCTGATCCAGCAGTCGAAGGGTTAA
- the hutH gene encoding histidine ammonia-lyase produces MTELTLKPGNATLADWRAIYRGAALRLDDACRPKIKASAEAVARIVAKGEPVYGINTGFGKLASVRIPAGDLETLQRNIVLSHAAGVGEPMPVAVARLMMALKLASLAQGASGVRSETIELLEAMLANDVIPVVPAQGSVGASGDLAPLSHMTAVMIGVGECFTPHGRFPAKVAFVSHCLEPVTLGAKEGLALLNGTQFSTAYALAALFEAEVLYQSALVAGALSTDAAKGSDAPFDPRIHLLRKHRGQIETADALRNLMAGSAIRESHRLGDERVQDPYCLRCQPQVMGAALDVLRKAADTLETEANGVTDNPLIFAEDDTALSGGNFHAEPVAFAADMIALAVCEIGSLSERRIAMLVDPALSGMPAFLTPKPGLNSGFMIPQVTAAALVSENKQKAYPASVDSIPTSANQEDHVSMAAHGARRLIGMVENATAVIGIELLAAAQGCDFHAPLASSAALEAVRKLVRAEVPHLDNDRHFHPDMEKAIAMVRSGATVKAAGAVALPSIAGAA; encoded by the coding sequence ATGACCGAACTGACCTTGAAGCCCGGCAATGCGACGCTGGCCGACTGGCGCGCCATCTACCGTGGCGCCGCATTGCGGCTGGACGATGCGTGCCGCCCAAAGATCAAGGCGAGCGCCGAGGCTGTCGCCAGGATCGTTGCCAAGGGCGAGCCGGTCTATGGCATCAACACCGGGTTCGGCAAATTGGCCAGCGTGCGTATCCCAGCCGGCGATCTCGAGACCTTGCAGCGCAACATCGTGCTGTCGCATGCCGCCGGCGTCGGCGAACCGATGCCGGTTGCCGTTGCCCGGCTGATGATGGCGCTGAAACTTGCCAGCCTGGCGCAGGGAGCGTCCGGTGTGCGCTCCGAAACCATCGAGTTGCTGGAAGCGATGCTCGCCAACGACGTCATCCCCGTGGTGCCGGCGCAAGGCTCCGTCGGCGCTTCCGGCGACCTCGCGCCGCTGTCGCACATGACGGCGGTGATGATCGGTGTCGGCGAATGCTTTACCCCGCATGGCCGCTTCCCGGCCAAGGTCGCCTTCGTCTCGCACTGCCTCGAGCCGGTGACGCTTGGCGCCAAGGAAGGTTTGGCGCTGCTCAACGGCACGCAGTTCTCGACCGCCTATGCGCTGGCCGCTCTGTTCGAGGCCGAAGTGCTCTATCAGTCGGCGCTGGTCGCCGGCGCGCTGTCGACCGATGCCGCCAAGGGGTCCGACGCGCCGTTCGATCCGCGCATTCATCTCCTGAGAAAGCACCGTGGCCAGATCGAGACGGCGGATGCGCTGCGCAACCTGATGGCCGGCAGTGCCATCCGCGAGTCGCACCGTCTCGGCGACGAGCGCGTGCAGGATCCCTATTGCCTGCGCTGCCAGCCGCAGGTGATGGGTGCCGCGCTCGACGTGCTGCGCAAGGCCGCCGATACGCTCGAAACCGAGGCCAATGGCGTCACCGACAATCCGCTGATCTTCGCCGAGGACGATACCGCGCTCTCCGGCGGCAATTTCCACGCCGAGCCGGTGGCCTTTGCCGCCGACATGATCGCGCTTGCCGTTTGCGAGATCGGCTCGCTGTCGGAACGCCGTATCGCCATGCTGGTTGACCCGGCACTGTCCGGCATGCCCGCCTTCCTGACACCGAAGCCCGGCCTCAACTCCGGCTTCATGATCCCGCAGGTGACGGCGGCGGCGCTTGTCTCGGAAAACAAGCAGAAGGCCTATCCGGCCAGCGTCGATTCGATCCCGACCTCGGCCAACCAGGAAGACCATGTCTCGATGGCCGCGCACGGCGCGCGCCGTCTGATCGGCATGGTCGAGAATGCGACGGCGGTGATCGGCATCGAGTTGCTGGCCGCCGCGCAGGGCTGCGATTTCCATGCGCCACTGGCGTCGAGCGCCGCGCTCGAAGCGGTGCGCAAACTGGTCCGGGCCGAAGTGCCGCATCTCGACAATGACCGGCATTTCCACCCTGACATGGAGAAGGCAATCGCCATGGTGCGCAGTGGCGCGACGGTCAAGGCTGCCGGCGCGGTGGCGCTGCCCTCGATTGCGGGAGCGGCGTGA
- the hutC gene encoding histidine utilization repressor, which yields MSMAETTEIEDSETVSLHQRILSDIRERILSGAWAPGHRIPFEHELTAEYKCSRMTVNKALSQLAKAGLIERRRRSGSFVRQPQSQAAVLELHDIRIEVEALGLPYRYERLERLKRRGNAEDRALLGLSAAGPLLWVEGLHFAGERPFALEQRLINLSAVPEAGDEEFLDIAAGPWLIGRVPWSEAEHRIRAMAADETIADALDIDPGAPCLVVERRTWSAEHPVTHVRFVYPAESHTLVARFTPSQG from the coding sequence ATGAGCATGGCCGAAACGACAGAGATCGAGGACAGCGAGACCGTCTCGCTGCACCAGCGCATCCTCTCCGATATCCGCGAAAGAATCCTGTCCGGGGCCTGGGCGCCCGGTCACCGTATCCCGTTCGAGCACGAGCTGACCGCCGAATACAAATGCTCGCGCATGACTGTGAACAAGGCGCTGTCGCAGTTGGCAAAGGCCGGCCTGATCGAGCGCCGCCGCCGTTCCGGCAGTTTTGTACGCCAGCCGCAGTCGCAGGCGGCGGTGCTGGAACTTCACGACATCAGGATCGAGGTCGAAGCGCTCGGCCTGCCCTATCGCTACGAACGGCTGGAGCGCCTGAAGCGGCGCGGCAACGCGGAGGACAGAGCGCTGCTGGGGCTGTCCGCGGCAGGGCCATTGCTGTGGGTCGAAGGCCTGCATTTTGCCGGCGAGCGGCCGTTCGCGCTCGAGCAGCGTCTGATCAATCTTTCGGCTGTTCCGGAAGCGGGGGACGAAGAGTTCCTGGACATCGCCGCCGGGCCCTGGCTGATCGGCCGCGTGCCCTGGAGCGAGGCCGAACACCGCATCCGCGCCATGGCCGCGGATGAGACCATTGCCGACGCGCTCGACATCGATCCCGGCGCGCCCTGCCTTGTGGTCGAGCGCCGCACCTGGAGCGCGGAACACCCGGTCACCCATGTCCGGTTTGTCTATCCCGCGGAAAGCCACACGCTGGTGGCGAGGTTTACGCCTTCGCAGGGGTGA